One stretch of Bombus terrestris chromosome 5, iyBomTerr1.2, whole genome shotgun sequence DNA includes these proteins:
- the LOC100650881 gene encoding E3 ubiquitin-protein ligase TRIP12 isoform X3 encodes MADQQDQSSSGGSVETASASADTSKVRRKSSSSGSSGYRKRQSTGSIPVTLEEKRRRQTIGDPQSSEVFNNTSCKHSSESTGIRTRGEFKGHGSGLESYLDNNWKPQHKVQQSNYNISANSTRARSVARTSLPELNLTAIDCVASRTRSRTPQNPQAISQGHNSYNLSVSSGYDSKEDLTYNNLVPTSTTTPVTSHPSTSRTRGSKSHGGTTCASSSASSQVLSVKSSIRVGNAASNSVESGGGALAHDGAGTSGIATATANPPVSATATANPAHPHPAHKHILRSRAKLSSDYKDLSSINKTSGKHHKKDTTTGNCSSSRHRSSSRARKAVIEGGSGGSVMPGTDSLTNSSTPTTVSSTVSSSQLVSTTGEDELASTATSATASGGPSGMSGTTGDSESDDGEVGRLQALLEARGLPPHVFGALPPRMQHLLNRSMGASSAAKAQQLLTGLQAVDDEGEQLQAVIGMGEILVMGNEDTLAGFPVKQVVAALINLLGIEHNFVIMTHACRALTYMMEALPRSSTVVVDAVPVFLQKLESIECMDVAEQCLTALAMLSRRHSKTILHAGGVSACLKFVDFFNITAQRAALTITANCCQNLHPDDFHLVADSLPLLTSRLTNQDKKSVECVCQAFSRLVDSFQHDPVTLHKIINAELLQNLQQLLMITPPVNSIGNFITVLRMLSVISNRCPDLAQLLLQQNIAFTLSYLLTGSLEVKTEDVELVPRSPQEWFEITCLIEELMPSLPTDGIFSVNSLLERTSNQQENVHWEWRDERHCCHPFSTIDSRIIEMAFQNGEDEICLSSLGRTYTIDLTVMKQINEDIGLARSIFRRVNAHPTEGKSPTCSSNMDVVPPVIETNEWLVSFIRTLFSVLYEVYSSSAGPAVKCKCLRALLRMVYYASTDLLKDVLKNQVVSSHIAGMLASQDLRIVIGALQMASILMKRLPQVFGVHFHREGVLHQIRQLADPEVPLGVSPPKCPSSTGTSLPSPQPGPSNTSLCSTTMFSSSNATSPIASPSTNGNILFGTIATCQLKSNLSASMETHTRNELNSTVDDVTTPQSAHLRIGDVLKRKRHNKKGRFSRLGGTTPQQTQQPESLFTGFAPKNNRFLGNLNPARWGRKSSSSSSASDKRDTSSSTSLSKPPSNSSLTGGNRDKAKAWVRDQAAQFLARYQDDAPCTHPAMTVLSRLTAAIQRLQSNELDEMLSALTELRDIVLESDISPFEMNYSGLIKALLNYLTTTDAPGNRYDRLRMFWKLFAESTMCQDNNITDFNPGAFGALVTKLNSCVAQLEQFPVKVHDLPAGSGAGRGGTSALKFFNTHQLKCNLQRHPDCNNLKQWKGGTVKIDPLALVQAIERYLMVRGYGRIREAESMLSDDDNSEDDIDDTLAAVVISQGSAKHKLQFLIGDEVLPFNMTVYQAVRQFGCTGMDHSEAEADGEPPLGHDAVWVQTHTIYYRPVPEEETTTSPKPGSSSQGSSRKGKGKSTKISSKRKEDSLWLEGIVPAQRCPLDSYLLPTLPSSVTITDASLDGLCLLRLLHALNRHWSVLFPYLKGLNLLSPQDFINNKIAAKASRQLQDPLVIMTGNLPLWLQQIATVCPFLFPFETRQLLLYATSFDRDRALQRLLDSAPELSGSDSQERVTPRLERRKRTISRTDILKQAELVIQDLASSKALLEVQYVNEVGTGLGPTLEFYALVSQELQRADLDLWLGSSNPTETGYVNVPQGLFPMPIAWNTKVSHLAKLKTKFKFLGKFMAKAIYDSRMLDLPFSLTFYRWLLGEEHMLTLADLAHVCPDVHRTLSRLQEVVRQKETIEKDQTLRPHEKAKLIDSLNLDGCSISDLSLVFELPGYENIELRKGGGEVPVTIYNLDQYIKLVVHWFLYEGVFRQMEAFREGFESVFPPSQLKLFFPEELEAVFCGHAQSGGQWDVKTLSECCRTDHGYTPDSRAIRFLFEVMSKYNSEEQRQFVQFVTGSPRLPVGGFKSLTPPLTIVRKTFDPSMNTDDFLPSVMTCVNYLKLPDYTTLEIMREKLRIAAQEGQHSFHLS; translated from the exons ATGGCAGATCAACAAGATCAGTCGTCATCAGGGGGGTCTGTAGAGACGGCCAGTGCTTCAGCAGACACCTCTAAGGTTAGAAGGAAGAGCTCTAGCAGTGGTAGTAGTGGTTATAGAAAACGACAAAGCACTGGTTCTATTCCTGTCACGTTAGAAGAAAAAAGACGTAGACAAACCATTGGTGATCCACAATCATCTGAAGTTTTTAATAATACTTCTTGTAAACATTCAAGTGAATCAACAGGAATTAGAACAAGAGGTGAATTTAAAGGTCATGGCAGTGGCTTAGAATCGTATCTag ATAATAATTGGAAGCCACAACATAAAGTTCAGCAATCAAACTATAATATTAGTGCGAACAGTACAAGAGCTCGTAGTGTTGCAAGAACAAGTTTGCCAGAGTTAAATTTAACAGCTATTGACTGTGTTGCATCAAGGACTCGTTCTCGTACGCCACAAAATCCACAAGCCATATCACAAGGACATAATAGTTACAATTTATCAGTGTCCAGTGGTTACGATAGTAAAGAAGACTTAACATATAACAATTTGGTACCAACATCAACTACTACACCAGTTACTAGTCATCCATCCACATCAAGAACAAGAG ggTCAAAATCCCACGGTGGTACAACCTGCGCGAGTAGCAGTGCGAGTAGTCAAGTTTTAAGTGTGAAGTCCAGCATCAGAGTGGGTAACGCAGCCAGTAATTCTGTGGAGAGTGGTGGGGGGGCGTTGGCACATGACGGGGCAGGCACTAGTGGCATCGCCACAGCCACTGCCAATCCACCTGTGTCTGCCACCGCCACTGCCAACCCTGCACACCCTCATCCTGCGCACAAGCATATATTACGTTCTCGCGCAAAATTATCCAGTGACTATAAAGATCTGTCAAGTATTAACAAAACTTCAGGAAAACATCATAAAAAAGATACTACAACAGGCAACTGTTCAAGCTCCAG ACATCGCTCTTCATCACGTGCAAGAAAAGCAGTGATAGAAGGAGGTTCGGGTGGAAGTGTAATGCCAGGTACTGACTCTTTGACTAATAGTTCCACCCCAACAACTGTTTCATCTACAGTTTCTAGTAGTCAATTAGTATCCACAACTGGAGAAGACGAATTGGCATCCACCGCTACGTCTGCCACTG caAGTGGAGGACCATCCGGAATGTCAGGGACTACTGGAGACAGTGAAAGTGATGATGGGGAAGTTGGGAGGTTGCAAGCATTACTTGAAGCTAGAGGTTTACCTCCTCATGTGTTTGGTGCATTACCACCACGAATGCAACATTTGTTAAATAGAAGTATGGGTGCAAGTTCTG cTGCTAAAGCACAACAGTTACTGACTGGTTTGCAAGCTGTTGATGATGAAGGAGAGCAACTACAAGCTGTTATTGGAATGGGTGAAATTCTTGTTATGGGAAATGAAGATACATTAGCTGGCTTTCCTGTGAAACAAGTGGTTGcagcattaataaatttactcgGAATAGaacataattttgtaataatgaCACACGCATGTCGTGCTCTTACTTACATGATGGAAGCTTTACCCCGATCGTCAACAGTTGTGGTTGACGCTGTTCCAGTGTTCTTACAAAAATTAGAATCTATTGAATGTATGGACGTAGCAGAACAGTGTTTAACAGCGCTAGCTATGCTTTCTCGAAGACATAGCAAAACCATTTTACATGCG GGAGGAGTATCAGCTTGTTTAAAATTTGTCgatttttttaatatcacaGCACAACGAGCTGCATTAACAATTACAGCAAACTGTTGCCAAAATCTACATCCTGATGATTTTCACTTAGTAGCAGATAGTTTACCCTTATTAACAAGTAGATTGACAAACCAAGATAAGAAAAGTGTTGAGTGTGTTTGTCAAGCATTTAGTCGATTAGTTGATAGTTTTCAACACGATCCAGTaactttacataaaattatcaaTGCAGAACTTCTTCAAAACTTACAACAGTTG cTTATGATTACCCCACCTGTTAACAGCATTGGTAATTTCATAACAGTGTTGCGAATGCTCTCTGTGATATCAAATCGCTGTCCTGATTTGGCACAGCTGCTTCTGCAACAGAATATAGCTTTCACATTAAGTTATCTTTTAACTGGATCATTAGAAGTGAAAACAGAAGATGTAGAATTAGTGCCGCGATCTCCGCAAGAGTGGTTTGAAATTACTTGCTTGATTGAAGAACTCATGCCTTCTTTACCAACAGATGGCATATTTAGTGTAAATAGTTTACTTGAAAGGACCAGTAATCAACAAGAAAATGTTCATTGGGAATGGCGCGATGAAAGACATTGCTGTCATCCATTTAGCACTATTGATTCTAGAATCATTGAG ATGGCATTTCAGAATGGCGAAGATGAGATTTGTTTGTCCTCTTTAGGACGAACTTATACGATAGATTTGACTGTGATGAAACAAATTAATGAAGATATTGGATTAGCAAGGAGCATTTTTCGCAGAGTGAATGCGCATCCTACAGAAGGCAAAAGTCCTACATGTTCAtctaa caTGGATGTTGTACCTCCAGTAATTGAAACAAATGAATGGTTAGTATCGTTTATTCGAACGTTATTCTCTGTGTTATATGAAGTCTACAGCAGTTCTGCTGGTCCTGCTGTAAAATGTAAATGTCTCCGAGCTCTGTTACGTATGGTCTATTATGCCTCGACAGATTTACTTAAG gACGTCTTAAAAAATCAAGTAGTATCATCACACATAGCGGGTATGTTAGCGTCCCAAGATTTACGAATTGTTATTGGAGCCCTGCAAATGGCAAGTATATTAATGAAAAGACTACCACAAGTATTTGGGGTTCATTTTCATCGTGAAGGCGTCTTACATCAAATACGTCAACTAGCTGATCCTGAAGTACCTCTTGGTGTTTCACCACCCAAGTGTCCTTCTAGTACTG GTACATCATTACCAAGCCCACAGCCAGGTCCGTCTAATACGTCGCTTTGTTCCACCACGATGTTTTCTTCTAGTAATGCTACATCTCCAATTGCTTCTCCATCAACGAATGGTAATATATTATTCGGTACGATTGCAACATGTCAGTTGAAATCAAATCTCTCTGCATCGATGGAAACGCATACTAGAAATGAATTAAACTCTACTGTAGATGATGTAACTACACCACAAAGTGCTCATTT gaGAATTGGAGATGTCCTGAAAAGGAAACGACACAATAAGAAGGGCCGATTTTCTAGACTTGGCGGTACTACGCCACAACAAACTCAGCAACCCGAGTCGCTTTTTACTGGTTTCGCTCCCAAAAATAATCGTTTCTTAGGAAATCTTAATCCTGCTAGATGGGGTCGAAAATCATCGTCTTCAAGTTCTGCTAGCGATAAAAGGGATACAAGTTCATCGACAAGTTTGTCAAAGCCGCCTAGTAATTCAAGTTTAACAGGAGGTAACCGAGACAAGGCTAAAGCATGGGTACGTGATCAAGCTGCTCAATTTTTGGCTCGATACCAGGATGACGCTCCATGTACACATCCTGCAATGACAGTCCTCTCAAGGCTTACTGCTGCCATACAACGGCTACAATCAAAT GAACTGGATGAAATGTTATCAGCACTTACTGAATTACGAGATATAGTATTGGAAAGTGATATATCTCCATTTGAGATGAATTATAGCGGTCTCATCAAAGCTCTGCTAAACTACCTCACAACTACGGATGCACCTGGTAATCGTTATGATCGCCTTCGTATGTTCTGGAAATTATTTGCAGAATCAACA aTGTGTCAAGATAATAACATTACCGACTTTAATCCTGGAGCATTTGGTGCTCTAGTAACAAAATTGAACAGTTGTGTTGCGCAGTTGGAACAATTTCCGGTAAAAGTACATGATTTACCAGCAGGGTCTGGGGCTGGTCGTGGAGGCACTAGTGCTCTTAAGTTTTTCAATACACATCAACTCAAG TGTAATCTTCAACGACATCCAGATTGTAACAACTTAAAACAGTGGAAAGGAGGTACTGTTAAGATAGATCCTCTTGCATTAGTACAAGCAATTGAACGTTATTTAATGGTTCGTGGATATGGTAGAATACGAGAGGCTGAATCTATGCTTAGTGACGACGATAACAGTGAAGATGATATAGATGATACATTG gcAGCAGTAGTTATAAGTCAAGGGTCAGCGAAACATAAACTCCAGTTTTTAATTGGAGATGAAGTACTGCCTTTTAATATGACTGTTTATCAAGCTGTTAGACAATTTGGTTGTACTGGTATGGATCATTCTGAAGCAGAAGCTGATGGTGAACCACCACTTGGCCATGATGCTGTATGGGTACAAACTCATACAATTTATTAtag acCTGTACCCGAGGAAGAAACTACAACATCGCCAAAACCAGGATCAAGTTCACAGGGTAGTAGCCGCAAAGGCAAAGGAAAAAGTACAAAGATCAGTTCAAAACGAAAAGAGGATAGTTTATGGCTTGAGGGAATAGTCCCTGCACAACGATGTCCACTTGATTCTTATTTGTTACCTACTTTACCATCTTCAGTTACTATTACTGATGCTTCATTGGATGGTTTATGTCTATTACGTCTTCTACACGCTTTAAATCGTCATTGGAGTGTTCTATTTCCTTATCTAAAGGGTTTAAATTTACTTTCTCCACAAgactttattaataataaaatagccGCAAAAGCAAGTCGGCAGCTACAAGATCCTTTAGTGATCATGACTGGAAACTTACCTTTGTGGTTACAACAAATTGCTACAGTGTG TCCATTCTTGTTTCCGTTTGAGACAAGACAGTTGTTACTTTACGCAACATCGTTTGATCGGGACAGAGCTTTGCAGCGTCTTTTAGATTCCGCTCCAGAATTATCGGGATCTGACAGTCAAGAACGTGTTACTCCACGTTTAGAACGAAGAAAGCGGACTATTTCTAGAACTGATATTCTCAAGCAAGCAGAATTAGTTATACAAGACTTAGCATCTAGCAAAGCCTTACTTGAAGTGCAATATGTCAATGAG GTTGGTACTGGTCTTGGTCCAACATTGGAATTCTATGCTCTAGTCTCCCAGGAATTACAGCGTGCTGACCTTGATCTTTGGCTTGGTAGTTCAAATCCTACAGAAACAGGATATGTTAATGTTCCCCAAGGACTTTTCCCAATGCCGATTGCGTGGAATACTAAAGTGTCCCATCTTGCAAAACTTAAAACAAAATTCAAGTTCCTTGGAAAATTTATGGCGAAAGCGATATATGATTCAAGAAtg ttGGATTTGCCATTCAGTTTAACCTTCTATCGATGGTTATTGGGAGAAGAACATATGCTAACGTTAGCCGATTTAGCACATGTATGTCCTGATGTACATCGAACTCTTAGTAGATTACAAGAAGTTGTTAGACAAAAGGAAACAATTGAGAAGGATCAAACATTAAGGCCACATGAGAAAGCAAAACTAATAGACTCATTAAATTTAGATGGCTGTTCAATTTCTGATCTTAGCCTTGTTTTTGAATTACCGGGTTATGAGAACATCGAGTTAAGGAAAGGTGGAGGCGAAGTGCCCGTTACCATTTATAACTTGGATCAATATATCAAG TTGGTGGTACATTGGTTCTTATATGAAGGTGTCTTCAGACAAATGGAAGCATTTAGGGAAGGATTTGAATCTGTATTCCCACCATCACAACTGAAACTATTCTTCCCTGAAGAACTTGAAGCTGTGTTCTGTGGACATGCACAATCAGGTGGACAATGGGACGTGAAAACGCTTTCAGAGTGTTGCAGGACTGATCATGGTTATACACCAGATTCTCGTGCTATTCGTTTTCTATTTGAAGTTATGTCAAAATACAACAGTGAAGAACAAAGACAGTTCGTTCAATTCGTCACAGGTTCACCTCGGTTACCAGTTGGAG GTTTCAAGAGTTTAACACCACCGTTAACGATAGTGCGTAAAACGTTCGATCCGTCTATGAACACAGACGATTTCTTACCATCCGTAATGACTTGTGTTAATTACTTAAAACTGCCTGATTACACAACATTAGAAATAATGCGGGAAAAGTTGCGAATAGCTGCACAAGAAGGACAACATTCGTTCCACCTTTCCTAG